In Panthera uncia isolate 11264 chromosome B4, Puncia_PCG_1.0, whole genome shotgun sequence, one genomic interval encodes:
- the SOCS2 gene encoding suppressor of cytokine signaling 2: protein MTLRCLESSGNGAEGTQSQWGTAGSAEEPSPEAARLAKALRELSQTGWYWGSMTVNEAKEKLKEAPEGTFLIRDSSHSDYLLTISVKTSAGPTNLRIEYQDGKFRLDSIICVKSKLKQFDSVVHLIDYYVQMCKDKRTGPEAPRNGTVHLYLTKPLYTSAPPLQHLCRLTINKCTGTIWGLPLPTRLKDYLEEYKFQV, encoded by the exons ATGACCCTGCGGTGTCTCGAGTCCTCCGGGAATGGCGCGGAAGGGACGCAGAGCCAGTGGGGGACCGCGGGGTCCGCGGAAGAGCCGTCCCCGGAGGCGGCGCGTCTGGCGAAGGCCCTACGGGAGCTCAGTCAAACAG GTTGGTACTGGGGAAGTATGACTGTTAATGAagccaaagagaaattaaaagaggCACCAGAAGGAACTTTCTTGATTAGAGATAGCTCGCACTCAGACTACCTACTAACAATATCTGTTAAAACATCAGCTGGACCAACTAATCTACGAATCGAATACCAAGATGGGAAATTCAGGTTGGACTCTATCATATGTGTCAAATCCAAGCTTAAACAGTTTGACAGTGTGGTTCATCTGATCGACTACTACGTTCAGATGTGCAAGGATAAGCGGACAGGCCCAGAAGCGCCCCGGAACGGCACCGTTCACCTTTATCTGACCAAACCGCTCTACACATCAGCCCCGCCTCTGCAGCATCTCTGTAGACTCACCATTAACAAATGCACCGGCACCATCTGGGGACTGCCTTTACCAACAAGACTAAAAGATTACTTGGAAGAATATAAATTCCAGGTAtaa